A section of the Bacillus sp. HSf4 genome encodes:
- the pflB gene encoding formate C-acetyltransferase gives MEQWKGFTENVWQKEVNVRDFILSNVEPYQGDESFLESPTEATTRLWDQIMDLSKQERDNGGVLDMDTEIVSTITSHNPGYLDKDLEKVVGVQTDAPFKRSLQPFGGIRMAKQACESYGFKLDDEVERIFTDYRKTHNQGVFDAYTDEMKLARKVGIITGLPDAYGRGRIIGDYRRVALYGVDFLINEKKKDAKETSPLMSEENIRLREELSEQLRALNELKAMASSYGYDISRPAADAKEAFQWLYFAYLAAIKEQNGAAMSLGRVSTFLDIYIERDLKNGVLTEQEAQELVDHFVMKLRLVKFARTPEYNELFSGDPTWVTESIGGIAHDGRALVTKNSFRFLHTLDNLGPAPEPNLTVLWSVRLPENFKHYCAKMSIKTSSIQYENDDIMRPEYGDDYGIACCVSAMEIGKQMQFFGARANLAKALLYAINGGKDEKHKVQVAPEMPPVASDVLDYEEVMHKFDQTMEWLAALYINTLNIIHYMHDKYSYERIEMALHDTNILRTMATGVAGLSVVADSLSAIKYAKVKVLRDENGLAVDFETEGDFPKYGNNDDRVDSIAVDIVERFMKKLRKHQTYRGSLHTMSILTITSNVVYGKKTGNTPDGRRAGEPFAPGANPMHGRDSKGTLASLSSVAKLPYNYAMDGISNTFSIVPKALGKDEETRAVNLSSILDGYAAKTGHHLNVNVFNRETLLDAMEHPEKYPQLTIRVSGYAVNFIKLTKEQQLDVISRTFHESM, from the coding sequence ATGGAACAATGGAAGGGTTTCACTGAAAATGTGTGGCAAAAAGAAGTCAATGTCCGGGACTTTATCCTCAGTAATGTCGAGCCTTATCAGGGTGACGAATCGTTTCTCGAATCTCCAACAGAAGCCACAACAAGATTATGGGACCAAATCATGGATTTAAGCAAACAAGAGCGGGACAACGGCGGAGTCCTTGATATGGATACGGAAATCGTCTCCACGATCACATCTCACAATCCAGGATATTTGGACAAAGATTTAGAAAAAGTAGTCGGCGTCCAAACAGATGCACCGTTTAAGCGCTCGCTCCAGCCTTTCGGCGGCATCCGCATGGCGAAGCAGGCATGCGAGTCATACGGATTTAAGCTGGATGATGAAGTGGAAAGAATCTTTACAGATTATCGGAAAACCCATAACCAAGGTGTTTTTGACGCTTACACGGATGAAATGAAGCTTGCGCGAAAAGTCGGGATTATCACCGGGCTTCCTGATGCATACGGACGCGGACGCATCATTGGCGATTACCGCAGAGTCGCACTTTACGGCGTAGACTTTTTAATCAATGAAAAGAAGAAAGATGCAAAGGAAACCAGCCCGCTCATGTCGGAGGAAAATATCCGCCTGCGCGAAGAACTGTCTGAGCAGCTCCGTGCCTTGAATGAATTGAAGGCCATGGCATCAAGCTACGGCTATGATATTTCCCGCCCGGCCGCCGATGCAAAAGAGGCTTTTCAATGGCTCTACTTCGCGTACCTGGCAGCCATCAAAGAGCAAAATGGAGCCGCGATGAGCCTTGGCCGCGTATCGACTTTCCTTGATATTTACATCGAAAGAGATCTTAAAAACGGTGTGTTGACAGAACAGGAGGCCCAGGAGCTCGTCGACCACTTCGTCATGAAGCTGCGCCTGGTCAAATTCGCCCGCACACCTGAGTACAATGAATTGTTCAGCGGAGATCCGACCTGGGTGACAGAATCGATCGGAGGGATCGCACATGACGGACGGGCTCTTGTTACGAAAAACTCGTTCCGCTTTCTTCATACGCTTGATAACTTGGGGCCTGCACCTGAACCGAATTTGACCGTGCTTTGGTCTGTCAGGCTTCCTGAAAACTTTAAACACTACTGTGCGAAAATGTCGATTAAAACAAGCTCCATTCAATATGAAAATGATGATATCATGCGACCTGAATATGGCGATGATTACGGTATCGCCTGCTGTGTATCCGCAATGGAAATCGGCAAGCAAATGCAATTTTTCGGTGCCCGCGCCAACCTCGCGAAAGCGCTTCTTTACGCGATTAACGGCGGAAAAGATGAAAAACACAAGGTTCAAGTCGCACCTGAAATGCCGCCGGTCGCTTCAGATGTACTCGATTATGAAGAAGTCATGCACAAGTTTGATCAGACAATGGAATGGCTTGCCGCTCTGTACATCAACACGCTGAACATCATCCATTACATGCATGATAAGTACTCTTACGAAAGAATTGAAATGGCTCTGCATGATACAAACATTCTGCGGACAATGGCAACCGGTGTCGCGGGACTAAGCGTTGTGGCCGACTCGTTAAGCGCTATCAAATATGCCAAAGTAAAAGTGCTTCGCGATGAAAATGGCCTCGCTGTTGACTTTGAAACAGAAGGTGATTTCCCGAAATACGGTAACAATGATGATCGTGTGGACAGCATAGCTGTCGACATTGTCGAACGGTTTATGAAAAAGCTCCGCAAGCACCAAACGTACCGCGGGTCGCTTCATACGATGTCGATTTTAACGATCACATCAAACGTTGTTTACGGCAAGAAAACGGGAAATACACCGGACGGACGGCGGGCCGGCGAACCGTTCGCCCCTGGTGCAAATCCGATGCACGGCCGCGATTCAAAAGGAACGCTCGCCTCTCTGTCTTCCGTGGCGAAATTGCCTTACAACTATGCAATGGACGGTATATCCAACACATTTTCCATCGTCCCGAAAGCGCTCGGCAAAGATGAAGAAACCCGCGCCGTTAATTTATCAAGCATTCTTGACGGCTATGCTGCAAAAACAGGACATCACTTAAATGTGAACGTCTTCAACAGAGAGACATTGCTTGATGCGATGGAACACCCTGAAAAATACCCGCAGCTGACCATCCGTGTATCAGGTTACGCGGTCAACTTCATTAAACTGACGAAAGAGCAGCAATTGGACGTGATCAGCAGAACATTCCATGAATCAATGTAA